From one Lotus japonicus ecotype B-129 chromosome 3, LjGifu_v1.2 genomic stretch:
- the LOC130745293 gene encoding BTB/POZ domain-containing protein POB1-like isoform X1 encodes MESDSCESSFSFAFNDTRFSDKLLRIEIMNDPIKRRRCENGDEAANNNDSIWTMDYSGATVVRVKTLHISSLILAAKSPFFYKLFSNGMSESEQRQITLRINASEEAGLMELLKFMYSNTLNISATPALLDVLMAADKFDVPSCMKYLLNPPMTLDSALLYLELPYTVVAAQPLIDAAKHYLVDRYKDMYNKQVKEERLALPLSGIEAILASDDLVVESEEDVYTFTLNWARQKYKSLKERQEVLGTRLARLIRFPYMTCEKLKIVLTCNDFEHEGASKLVHEALSFKAEAPDRQQTLAAEESISLSRRFVERAYKTTMDMCLTRAECVAMFPSGHVHSKPSRLAGQMFFLSAQCDMDEHDFFHCCSLSLGMKTGYSRSIAVDFQFSVRLRPTVDYFIMCKSNHTFTPGTRSVSRIRNPFKVPWTSFIAEDSLFFINDVLHLRAKLWIAH; translated from the exons ATGGAGTCTGATTCTTGTGAATCCAGTTTTAGCTTCGCTTTCAATGATACCCGCTTTTCCGATAAGCTTCTCCGTATCGAGATCATGAATGACCCGATCAAGAGAAGGAGATGCGAAAACG gTGATGAAGCTGCAAACAACAATGACTCAATCTGGACCATGGATTACTCTGGCGCTACTGTTGTTAGAGTTAAAACACTGCATATCAGTTCTCTTATCCTGGCTGCTAAAAGCCCTTTCTTCTACAAG cTTTTCTCAAATGGGATGAGTGAGTCAGAGCAGAGACAGATCACCCTCAGGATTAATGCATCTG AAGAAGCTGGTCTCATGGAGCTACTCAAATTTATGTATAGTAATACCTTGAATATTTCTGCCACACCTGCTTTGCTGGATGTGCTTATGGCGGCTGATAAATTTGATGTGCCTTCATGCATGAAATACTTGCTAAATCCGCCCATGACACTTGACTCTGCATTACTCTACCTGGAGCTTCCTTATACTGTTGTTGCAGCCCAACCACTGATTGATGCGGCAAAGCACTATCTTGTTGACCGATACAAGGATATGTATAACAAACA GGTTAAGGAAGAGCGTTTGGCCTTGCCTCTCTCTGGAATAGAGGCAATCTTGGCTAGTGATGATCTCGTGGTTGAATCAGAAGAAGATGTATATACCTTTACATTAAACTGGGCTAGACAAAAGTACAAGAGTCtgaaagaaagacaagaagttCTTGGTACACGTCTTGCGCGTTTAATTCGCTTCCCCTATATGACATGTGAAAAGCTTAAGATTGTTTTAACCTGTAATGACTTTGAACATGAGGGCGCATCTAAGCTTGTACATGAAGCCTTATCTTTCAAGGCGGAGGCTCCAGATCGCCAACAGACTTTGGCAGCAGAAGAGTCTATTTCCTTGAGTCGTCGTTTCGTGGAGAGAGCATATAAGACAACGATGGATATGTGTCTGACGCGGGCGGAGTGTGTCGCTATGTTCCCATCTGGTCATGTGCATTCTAAACCATCCCGTTTGGCTGGACAAATGTTTTTTCTATCAGCACAATGTGACATGGACGAACATGACTTTTTCCATTGCTGTTCGTTGTCTTTGGGAATGAAGACAGGTTACTCAAGAAGCATTGCTGTGGACTTTCAATTTAGCGTAAGGTTGAGGCCAACAGTTGATTATTTTATCATGTGCAAATCCAATCACACATTTACCCCAGGGACCCGTAGCGTCAGTAGAATTAGAAACCCCTTTAAGGTTCCATGGACTTCATTCATTGCTGAGGATAGTCTTTTCTTCATTAACGACGTTCTCCACCTTAGAGCTAAGCTTTGGATCGCACATTGA
- the LOC130745293 gene encoding BTB/POZ domain-containing protein POB1-like isoform X2, protein MDYSGATVVRVKTLHISSLILAAKSPFFYKLFSNGMSESEQRQITLRINASEEAGLMELLKFMYSNTLNISATPALLDVLMAADKFDVPSCMKYLLNPPMTLDSALLYLELPYTVVAAQPLIDAAKHYLVDRYKDMYNKQVKEERLALPLSGIEAILASDDLVVESEEDVYTFTLNWARQKYKSLKERQEVLGTRLARLIRFPYMTCEKLKIVLTCNDFEHEGASKLVHEALSFKAEAPDRQQTLAAEESISLSRRFVERAYKTTMDMCLTRAECVAMFPSGHVHSKPSRLAGQMFFLSAQCDMDEHDFFHCCSLSLGMKTGYSRSIAVDFQFSVRLRPTVDYFIMCKSNHTFTPGTRSVSRIRNPFKVPWTSFIAEDSLFFINDVLHLRAKLWIAH, encoded by the exons ATGGATTACTCTGGCGCTACTGTTGTTAGAGTTAAAACACTGCATATCAGTTCTCTTATCCTGGCTGCTAAAAGCCCTTTCTTCTACAAG cTTTTCTCAAATGGGATGAGTGAGTCAGAGCAGAGACAGATCACCCTCAGGATTAATGCATCTG AAGAAGCTGGTCTCATGGAGCTACTCAAATTTATGTATAGTAATACCTTGAATATTTCTGCCACACCTGCTTTGCTGGATGTGCTTATGGCGGCTGATAAATTTGATGTGCCTTCATGCATGAAATACTTGCTAAATCCGCCCATGACACTTGACTCTGCATTACTCTACCTGGAGCTTCCTTATACTGTTGTTGCAGCCCAACCACTGATTGATGCGGCAAAGCACTATCTTGTTGACCGATACAAGGATATGTATAACAAACA GGTTAAGGAAGAGCGTTTGGCCTTGCCTCTCTCTGGAATAGAGGCAATCTTGGCTAGTGATGATCTCGTGGTTGAATCAGAAGAAGATGTATATACCTTTACATTAAACTGGGCTAGACAAAAGTACAAGAGTCtgaaagaaagacaagaagttCTTGGTACACGTCTTGCGCGTTTAATTCGCTTCCCCTATATGACATGTGAAAAGCTTAAGATTGTTTTAACCTGTAATGACTTTGAACATGAGGGCGCATCTAAGCTTGTACATGAAGCCTTATCTTTCAAGGCGGAGGCTCCAGATCGCCAACAGACTTTGGCAGCAGAAGAGTCTATTTCCTTGAGTCGTCGTTTCGTGGAGAGAGCATATAAGACAACGATGGATATGTGTCTGACGCGGGCGGAGTGTGTCGCTATGTTCCCATCTGGTCATGTGCATTCTAAACCATCCCGTTTGGCTGGACAAATGTTTTTTCTATCAGCACAATGTGACATGGACGAACATGACTTTTTCCATTGCTGTTCGTTGTCTTTGGGAATGAAGACAGGTTACTCAAGAAGCATTGCTGTGGACTTTCAATTTAGCGTAAGGTTGAGGCCAACAGTTGATTATTTTATCATGTGCAAATCCAATCACACATTTACCCCAGGGACCCGTAGCGTCAGTAGAATTAGAAACCCCTTTAAGGTTCCATGGACTTCATTCATTGCTGAGGATAGTCTTTTCTTCATTAACGACGTTCTCCACCTTAGAGCTAAGCTTTGGATCGCACATTGA
- the LOC130745294 gene encoding BTB/POZ domain-containing protein POB1-like isoform X1 → MESDSNFNVGFAFNDSRFSDKVLRIEVMTDPFDSVTSIADWLRHCKKRRRENGDEAANCNMDGSAATVVRVKTLHISSPILAAKSPFFYQLFSNVTSESEQRHITLSINASEETGLMELLKFMYSNTLNISAAPALLDVLMAADKFDVPSCMKYLLNSPMTTDSALLYLELPHTVVAAQPLIDAAKQYLVDRYKDITHKQFEEELMALPLSGIEAILASDDLQVASDDDVYDFALNWARQKYKSLEERREVLGTRLVRLIRFPYMTCQKLEDVLTCNDFEHEAASKLVLEALSFKAESLAAKESTSLNQRFVKRAYKCVMYLHLKRKKCVALFPSGHFQSKAFHFGGQMFFLSAKCDMDELDSFHCFSLSLGMEKRCLGSIDVNYDFGVWLKPTEMFVSLYKSNCTFTAGISSGCRNLFKVPWTSFIAEDSLFCSKGKLHLIVKLTIAS, encoded by the exons ATGGAGTCGGATTCCAATTTTAATGTTGGCTTCGCTTTCAATGACAGCCGTTTCTCAGACAAGGTTCTCCGTATCGAGGTAATGACCGACCCGTTTGATAGTGTCACCTCCATCGCTGACTGGCTTCGCCACTGCAAGAAGAGGAGACGCGAAAACG GTGATGAAGCTGCAAACTGTAACATGGATGGCTCTGCCGCTACAGTTGTTAGAGTTAAAACACTGCATATAAGTTCTCCTATCCTGGCTGCTAAAAGCCCTTTCTTCTACCAG CTTTTCTCAAATGTGACGAGTGAGTCAGAGCAGAGACATATCACCCTCAGTATTAATGCATCTG AAGAAACTGGTCTCATGGAGCTACTCAAATTTATGTATAGTAATACCTTGAATATTTCTGCGGCACCTGCTTTACTGGATGTGCTTATGGCTGCGGATAAATTTGATGTGCCTTCATGCATGAAATACTTGCTAAATTCGCCCATGACAACTGACTCTGCATTACTCTACCTGGAGCTTCCTCATACTGTTGTTGCAGCCCAACCACTGATTGATGCTGCAAAGCAGTATCTTGTTGACCGATACAAGGATATAACCCACAAACA GTTTGAGGAAGAGCTTATGGCCTTGCCTCTTTCTGGGATAGAGGCAATCTTGGCTAGTGATGATCTCCAGGTTGCATCAGATGATGATGTATATGACTTTGCATTAAACTGGGCTAGACAAAAGTACAAGAGTCTGGAAGAAAGGCGTGAAGTTTTGGGTACACGACTTGTGCGTTTAATTCGCTTCCCTTATATGACATGTCAGAAGCTTGAGGACGTCTTAACATGTAATGACTTTGAACATGAGGCTGCATCTAAGCTTGTACTTGAAGCCCTATCGTTCAAGGCGGAGTCATTGGCAGCAAAAGAGTCTACTTCTTTGAACCAGCGCTTTGTTAAGAGGGCATATAAGTGTGTGATGTACCTGCATCTGAAGCGGAAGAAGTGCGTCGCTTTGTTCCCATCTGGCCATTTCCAATCTAAGGCGTTCCATTTTGGTGGACAGATGTTTTTTCTATCAGCAAAATGTGACATGGACGAACTTGACTCTTTCCATTGCTTTTCATTGTCTTTGGGAATGGAGAAAAGGTGCCTGGGAAGCATTGATGTGAACTATGATTTTGGTGTATGGTTGAAGCCAACAGAGATGTTTGTTAGCTTGTACAAATCCAATTGCACATTTACCGCTGGGATATCTAGTGGATGTAGAAACCTCTTTAAGGTTCCATGGACTTCGTTCATTGCTGAGGATAGTCTTTTCTGCAGTAAAGGCAAACTCCACCTGATAGTCAAGCTCACTATCGCATCTTGA
- the LOC130748549 gene encoding uncharacterized protein LOC130748549 gives MAVAFPSSRTETSSLSYSSAFASSTVASFSPRASPLMSTNSTSAAVIANVRLRDHRSLPPTPPSPPSSVKLSVERRPPVSPGRRSMRNNNNAAVVSSSVKEEKRTPACMCSPTSHAGSFRCAYHKRLAEQKEQQRLQEQEQQRQHTASLRSRKLHLRRSAMKNSLVRIGCLEGAELVKRGLTNIVRSASHQIRRREAFEPRPSRLSVMSKAQ, from the coding sequence ATGGCGGTGGCTTTTCCTTCTTCAAGAACCGAAACCTCATCGCTTTCCTACTCCTCAGCCTTCGCCTCCTCCACGGTGGCGAGTTTCTCTCCCCGCGCGTCCCCTCTCATGTCGACAAATTCCACCTCCGCCGCCGTCATCGCGAACGTGAGACTGCGCGATCATCGCTCTTTGCCTCCTACTCCGCCGTCACCTCCTTCCTCCGTGAAACTCTCCGTGGAGCGGCGACCACCGGTTTCACCCGGGCGGCGATCAATGAGAAACAACAACAATGCGGCTGTGGTGTCGTCGTCggtgaaggaggagaagaggaCGCCGGCGTGCATGTGTTCTCCGACGTCGCACGCTGGCTCGTTCCGATGCGCGTACCACAAGCGGCTAGCGGAGCAGAAGGAGCAACAGCGACTGCAGGAACAAGAGCAACAGCGGCAGCATACGGCGTCGTTGAGGAGCAGAAAGCTGCACCTTCGAAGATCGGCGATGAAGAATTCTCTGGTGCGGATCGGGTGTCTGGAGGGCGCTGAACTAGTGAAGAGAGGTTTGACGAATATTGTTCGGTCGGCGTCGCACCAGATTCGCCGGCGGGAAGCTTTTGAGCCGAGACCTAGCCGGCTCTCCGTCATGTCCAAAGCCCAATAG
- the LOC130745294 gene encoding BTB/POZ domain-containing protein POB1-like isoform X2: MDGSAATVVRVKTLHISSPILAAKSPFFYQLFSNVTSESEQRHITLSINASEETGLMELLKFMYSNTLNISAAPALLDVLMAADKFDVPSCMKYLLNSPMTTDSALLYLELPHTVVAAQPLIDAAKQYLVDRYKDITHKQFEEELMALPLSGIEAILASDDLQVASDDDVYDFALNWARQKYKSLEERREVLGTRLVRLIRFPYMTCQKLEDVLTCNDFEHEAASKLVLEALSFKAESLAAKESTSLNQRFVKRAYKCVMYLHLKRKKCVALFPSGHFQSKAFHFGGQMFFLSAKCDMDELDSFHCFSLSLGMEKRCLGSIDVNYDFGVWLKPTEMFVSLYKSNCTFTAGISSGCRNLFKVPWTSFIAEDSLFCSKGKLHLIVKLTIAS; encoded by the exons ATGGATGGCTCTGCCGCTACAGTTGTTAGAGTTAAAACACTGCATATAAGTTCTCCTATCCTGGCTGCTAAAAGCCCTTTCTTCTACCAG CTTTTCTCAAATGTGACGAGTGAGTCAGAGCAGAGACATATCACCCTCAGTATTAATGCATCTG AAGAAACTGGTCTCATGGAGCTACTCAAATTTATGTATAGTAATACCTTGAATATTTCTGCGGCACCTGCTTTACTGGATGTGCTTATGGCTGCGGATAAATTTGATGTGCCTTCATGCATGAAATACTTGCTAAATTCGCCCATGACAACTGACTCTGCATTACTCTACCTGGAGCTTCCTCATACTGTTGTTGCAGCCCAACCACTGATTGATGCTGCAAAGCAGTATCTTGTTGACCGATACAAGGATATAACCCACAAACA GTTTGAGGAAGAGCTTATGGCCTTGCCTCTTTCTGGGATAGAGGCAATCTTGGCTAGTGATGATCTCCAGGTTGCATCAGATGATGATGTATATGACTTTGCATTAAACTGGGCTAGACAAAAGTACAAGAGTCTGGAAGAAAGGCGTGAAGTTTTGGGTACACGACTTGTGCGTTTAATTCGCTTCCCTTATATGACATGTCAGAAGCTTGAGGACGTCTTAACATGTAATGACTTTGAACATGAGGCTGCATCTAAGCTTGTACTTGAAGCCCTATCGTTCAAGGCGGAGTCATTGGCAGCAAAAGAGTCTACTTCTTTGAACCAGCGCTTTGTTAAGAGGGCATATAAGTGTGTGATGTACCTGCATCTGAAGCGGAAGAAGTGCGTCGCTTTGTTCCCATCTGGCCATTTCCAATCTAAGGCGTTCCATTTTGGTGGACAGATGTTTTTTCTATCAGCAAAATGTGACATGGACGAACTTGACTCTTTCCATTGCTTTTCATTGTCTTTGGGAATGGAGAAAAGGTGCCTGGGAAGCATTGATGTGAACTATGATTTTGGTGTATGGTTGAAGCCAACAGAGATGTTTGTTAGCTTGTACAAATCCAATTGCACATTTACCGCTGGGATATCTAGTGGATGTAGAAACCTCTTTAAGGTTCCATGGACTTCGTTCATTGCTGAGGATAGTCTTTTCTGCAGTAAAGGCAAACTCCACCTGATAGTCAAGCTCACTATCGCATCTTGA
- the LOC130748342 gene encoding amino acid transporter AVT6E gives MSHRKDSNYSSLPVSSYLELQPHNDSSFDEPGERDYLGSKVVDDDYDDDFEIDIDNYPLVVVGSNHGSGVPGAVFNLTTTVIGAGIMALPATMKVLGVVLGIVLIILMGILSEISVELLVRFSVLCKASSYGEVVQHAMGKPVRIVSEICIIMNNAGVMVVYLIIMGDVMSGSLHHLGVFDQLLGNGLWDHRKIVILVVMVVFLAPLCSLDKIDSLSLTSAASVALAVLFVVVAFFIAFIKLVEGKIDAPRMFPDFSSKKAILDLLVVIPIMTNAYVCHFNVQPIYNELQGRSPQKMNRVGRITTVLCILVYASTALSGYLLFGDDTESDVLTNFDKDLGIRFSSALNYIVRVGYILHLILVFPVIHFSLRQTVDALVFEGSPPLSESRKRSLGLTFVLLILIYIGSTMIPNIWTAFKFTGATTAVSLGFIFPSLVALRLSHKWDLSHGEWILSWLMLVLAGIVSIVGVIGNVYSMQSKSQ, from the coding sequence ATGTCTCACAGAAAGGATTCTAATTATTCTTCATTACCCGTTAGCTCCTATCTAGAATTACAGCCTCACAATGATTCCTCTTTTGATGAACCTGGGGAGAGGGATTATTTGGGATCTAAGGTTGTCGATGATGACTACGATGATGATTTCGAAATTGACATTGATAATTACCCTCTTGTTGTTGTTGGCTCTAATCACGGTTCTGGGGTACCCGGGGCTGTGTTCAATTTGACCACCACGGTTATTGGGGCAGGGATCATGGCCCTCCCTGCCACCATGAAAGTTCTAGGAGTGGTTTTGGGGATTGTTTTGATTATTCTCATGGGGATCTTGTCGGAAATTAGTGTCGAATTGTTAGTGCGGTTTTCTGTTTTATGTAAAGCTTCCTCTTATGGGGAGGTTGTTCAGCATGCTATGGGAAAGCCTGTTAGGATTGTGTCTGAAATCTGTATTATAATGAATAATGCTGGTGTTATGGTGGTTTACTTGATCATCATGGGGGATGTCATGTCTGGTTCCCTTCACCATTTGGGGGTGTTTGATCAGTTGTTGGGGAATGGTTTGTGGGATCATAGGAAGATTGTGATTTTGGTTGTCATGGTGGTGTTTCTCGCGCCGCTTTGTTCTCTCGACAAGATTGATTCGTTGAGCTTGACTTCAGCTGCCTCAGTGGCTCTTGCTGTTTTGTTTGTTGTCGTTGCTTTCTTCATTGCTTTCATTAAGCTCGTCGAAGGAAAGATTGACGCTCCGAGGATGTTTCCTGATTTCAGCTCCAAAAAGGCCATCTTGGACTTGCTGGTGGTGATTCCTATCATGACCAATGCATATGTTTGTCATTTTAATGTGCAGCCGATATACAATGAGCTCCAAGGGCGGTCTCCGCAGAAGATGAACCGGGTCGGGAGGATCACCACAGTTTTGTGCATCCTAGTTTATGCTTCAACAGCACTCTCAGGTTACCTCCTATTTGGGGATGATACGGAGTCTGATGTGCTGACTAATTTTGATAAGGATCTAGGAATTCGGTTTAGCTCGGCCTTGAACTATATTGTCCGCGTCGGCTACATTCTCCATTTGATACTTGTCTTCCCTGTTATTCATTTCTCCCTACGCCAAACGGTGGATGCCTTGGTGTTTGAGGGATCTCCTCCCTTATCAGAAAGTAGGAAGAGATCGTTGGGGTTGACTTTTGTTCTGTTGATCCTCATATATATTGGGTCTACCATGATTCCAAACATTTGGACAGCTTTTAAGTTCACCGGTGCAACCACAGCAGTTTCATTGGGTTTCATATTTCCATCTCTTGTTGCATTGAGATTGAGCCATAAGTGGGATTTGAGCCATGGAGAATGGATTTTATCTTGGTTAATGTTGGTATTGGCTGGGATTGTTAGCATAGTAGGAGTCATTGGCAATGTCTATAGCATGCAGAGTAAGTCTCAATGA
- the LOC130748123 gene encoding protein NUCLEAR FUSION DEFECTIVE 4, with translation MPKLVLKAGSRPPWVGLAAAVWVQIAAGNVYNFPLYSSALKSVLGLNQQQVSFLGVANDVGESVSLLPGLASNKFPPWALLLVGSVLSFLGYGLIWLAVTQTVSSLPYVVLWLALAVATNSGAWFGTAVLVTNMRNFPLSRGTISGILKGYVGISAAVYTLIYSTLLKGSASKLLLFLAIGVSIVCLVMMYFIRPCTPPSGEDSSVHVHFIYTQAASVLLASYLVTTTVACDIVSISDSVSYILVAIMVILLMTPLAIPVKMTLFPSDAKNKVPTVSSSDQLDDVSMQTSPLLTPSSSTAYLESFHESEDTSDVETLIAEGEGAVRKKRRPKRGDDFKFFEALVKADFWLLWFSYFLGVGSGVTVLNNLAQIGVALGVEDTSILLSVFSFCNFIGRLGAGIVSEHFVRLVTLPRTFWMTSTQIIMIIAFLLYASALDGTLYAATAVLGICYGVQYSIMFPTVSELFGLKHFGVISSFIMLGNPVGALLFSVFLAGNVYDTEAAKQGNSTCYGADCFRLTFLVLAGACGLGTILSIILTVRIRPVYQMLYAGGSFRLSRTSNH, from the exons ATGCCCAAGTTGGTTCTAAAAGCTGGGAGCAGACCTCCATGGGTGGGTCTTGCAGCTGCAGTTTGGGTTCAAATAGCTGCTGGCAATGTCTACAACTTTCCCCTCTACTCTTCTGCTCTCAAATCCGTGTTGGGTCTCAACCAGCAGCAGGTGTCTTTTCTCGGAGTGGCTAATGATGTTGGGGAGAGTGTGAGCCTGCTTCCTGGTCTTGCTAGCAATAAGTTCCCACCTTGGGCTTTGCTTCTTGTtggttctgttctttctttcttgggTTATGGCCTTATCTGGCTTGCTGTTACCCAAACTGTTTCCAGCCTTCCCTATGTGGTG CTATGGCTCGCTCTTGCTGTTGCCACTAACAGCGGTGCATGGTTTGGCACGGCCGTGCTTGTTACCAACATGAGGAACTTTCCTCTCAGTAGAGGCACCATCTCTGGCATTCTCAAAGGTTATGTGGGGATTAGTGCTGCAGTGTATACATTAATATATAGCACACTGCTTAAAGGGTCTGCTTCTAAATTACTCTTGTTCCTAGCAATCGGGGTCTCTATTGTGTGTTTAGTTATGATGTACTTCATTAGGCCTTGCACTCCTCCTTCAGGAGAAGACTCTTCAGTGCATGTCCATTTTATTTATACCCAAGCTGCAAGTGTTTTACTTGCCTCCTATCTTGTTACAACCACAGTAGCATGTGACATTGTTTCCATAAGTGATTCTGTTTCCTACATCCTAGTTGCCATAATGGTTATACTTCTGATGACTCCCCTTGCAATTCCTGTTAAAATGACACTATTTCCTTCCGATGCAAAGAACAAAGTTCCAACGGTTAGTTCCTCAGATCAGTTAGATGATGTTTCAATGCAGACAAGTCCATTGTTGACACCATCTTCTTCAACTGCATACCTTGAAAGTTTTCATGAAAGTGAGGATACTTCAGATGTTGAGACTCTTATTGCAGAGGGGGAAGGAGCAGTTAGAAAGAAAAGGAGGCCTAAAAGAGGAGATGATTTCAAGTTTTTTGAAGCCTTGGTCAAGGCAGATTTCTGGCTTCTTTGGTtttcttactttcttggagTAGGCTCAGGAGTAACAGTTCTCAATAATTTAGCTCAAATTGGAGTTGCTTTGGGAGTAGAAGATACCAGCATATTGCTGTCTGTTTTCAGCTTTTGCAACTTTATAGGGCGTCTTGGTGCTGGCATTGTTTCTGAACACTTTGTTAg GTTGGTAACACTGCCAAGGACATTTTGGATGACAAGTACACAAATCATTATGATCATAGCATTTTTACTTTATGCTTCAGCTCTGGATGGCACTCTTTATGCTGCAACGGCTGTGCTTGGGATCTGCTATGGGGTTCAATATTCTATAATGTTTCCAACTGTCTCAGAGCTTTTTGGTTTGAAGCACTTTGGTGTTATTAGTAGCTTCATTATGCTAGGCAATCCGGTTGGTGCCCTTCTTTTCTCTGTTTTCCTTGCTGGCAATGTGTATGACACAGAAGCTGCAAAGCAAGGAAACTCCACCTGCTATGGCGCAGATTGCTTCAGGCTCACCTTTCTTGTTTTGGCTGGTGCCTGTGGACTTGGTACCATCTTGAGCATCATCTTGACAGTTAGAATACGACCGGTATATCAAATGTTGTATGCAGGGGGTTCATTTCGTCTGTCGCGGACTTCAAACCACtga
- the LOC130748124 gene encoding uncharacterized protein LOC130748124, translating to MDWFSWLSKTGLEPSLVYDYGLTFTHNELEHDDMFYFSHEFLQSMDISVAKHRLEILKLATKEKRSKRPRPVTKLMGAIKRTKRSLANYVRSLIHREESALVVVPERPSSGFGTSWKSAVMMKRNKKLVGAKQERLFLTNGSPAVVPAPPSLDGFSSPVVYHFQKDEKVNEDEDDDDDGYWSAAVEEIKWDTMFQDLKPN from the coding sequence ATGGATTGGTTCTCATGGCTTTCAAAAACTGGCCTTGAACCATCCCTAGTGTATGACTATGGCCTTACCTTTACTCACAACGAGCTTGAACATGATGACATGTTCTACTTCAGCCACGAGTTTCTCCAGAGCATGGACATATCTGTCGCTAAGCACAGGCTAGAAATTCTCAAGCTTGCAACAAAAGAGAAGAGATCAAAGAGGCCACGCCCGGTGACAAAGCTCATGGGGGCAATCAAGAGGACAAAGAGGTCCTTAGCTAACTACGTCCGGTCGTTGATTCACCGTGAAGAATCGGCACTTGTGGTGGTGCCAGAAAGGCCTAGTAGTGGTTTTGGGACAAGCTGGAAGAGTGCTGTGATGATGAAGAGGAACAAAAAGTTGGTGGGGGCTAAGCAAGAGAGACTCTTTCTCACCAATGGAAGCCCTGCAGTAGTTCCTGCTCCTCCTAGCCTTGATGGTTTTTCTAGTCCTGTGGTATACCATTTCCAGAAGGACGAAAAGgtgaatgaagatgaagatgatgatgatgatgggtaTTGGTCAGCTGCTGTTGAAGAAATCAAGTGGGATACCATGTTCCAGGATCTAAAGCCAAACTAA